One part of the Solanum dulcamara chromosome 8, daSolDulc1.2, whole genome shotgun sequence genome encodes these proteins:
- the LOC129899532 gene encoding omega-3 fatty acid desaturase, chloroplastic, giving the protein MASWVLSECGLRPLPRIYPKPRIGLPSATNINLRKISPSPTRTDPNCWALRVSAPLRIQIAGEEEDNKTTTNNDFDPGAPPPFKLSDIKAAIPKHCWVKNPWTSMSYVVRDVAILFGLAAAAAYFNNWLVWPLYWFAQSTMFWALFVLGHDCGHGSFSNNHNLNSLAGHILHSSILVPYHGWRISHRTHHQNHGHVEKDESWHPLSEKIYNSLDDVTKKFRFTLPFPLLAYPFYLWGRSPGKKGSHFDPNSDLFFPSEKKDVITSTVCWTAMAALLVGLSFVMGPLQLLKLYGIPYWGFVTWLDIVTYLHHHGHEDKVPWYRGEEWSFLRGGLTTLDRDYGWINNIHHDIGTHVIHHLFPQIPHYHLVEATEAAKPVLGKYYREPKKSGPLPFYLLGYLIKSMKEDHYVSDTGNVVYYQTDPNLHGSKK; this is encoded by the exons atggcAAGTTGGGTTCTATCAGAATGTGGTCTGAGACCACTCCCAAGAATCTACCCAAAGCCCAGAATAGGGTTACCTTCCGCCACCAATATAAATCTGAGAAAAATTTCACCTTCACCTACACGGACAGATCCAAATTGCTGGGCACTGAGGGTAAGCGCACCACTTAGGATCCAAATTGCGGGAGAAGAAGAGGATAATAAGACAACAACAAACAATGACTTCGACCCTGGGGCACCACCCCCATTCAAGCTCTCCGATATTAAGGCAGCTATTCCTAAGCATTGTTGGGTCAAAAATCCATGGACCTCCATGAGCTATGTTGTTAGGGATGTAGCTATTCTCTTTGGACTCGCTGCTGCCGCTGCTTATTTCAACAATTGGCTTGTTTGGCCTCTCTATTGGTTTGCTCAGAGTACAATGTTTTGGGCTCTCTTTGTTCTCGGTCATGATTGTGGACATGGAAGCTTTTCAAACAACCACAACTTGAACAGCCTTGCTGGACATATCCTTCATTCTTCTATTCTTGTTCCTTACCATGGATG GAGAATAAGCCACAGAACTCATCATCAGAACCATGGACATGTTGAGAAGGACGAGTCCTGGCATCct TTATCTGAGAAGATTTACAATAGTTTGGATGATGTCACAAAGAAATTTAGGTTCACTCTACCCTTCCCCTTGCTGGCATATCCTTTCTATCTG TGGGGTAGAAGCCCTGGAAAGAAAGGTTCTCACTTTGATCCAAACAGTGATTTGTTCTTTCCAAGTGAGAAGAAAGATGTGATCACCTCAACTGTGTGCTGGACGGCAATGGCTGCATTGCTTGTGGGGTTGTCCTTTGTCATGGGTCCTCTTCAATTGCTTAAGCTTTATGGCATCCCCTATTGG GGCTTTGTCACGTGGTTGGATATAGTTACCTATTTGCATCACCATGGCCATGAAGATAAAGTTCCTTGGTACAGAGGAGAG GAATGGAGTTTTCTGAGAGGAGGGCTTACAACGCTTGATCGCGACTATGGATGGATTAACAACATCCACCATGACATAGGGACACATGTGATACATCATCTCTTCCCTCAAATCCCACACTATCATTTGGTAGAAGCA ACTGAAGCTGCTAAACCAGTGCTAGGGAAATATTACAGGGAGCCAAAGAAGTCAGGGCCTCTACCATTTTATTTGTTGGGGTATCTCATAAAAAGCATGAAGGAGGATCACTATGTCAGTGACACAGGGAATGTAGTATATTATCAAACTGATCCCAATCTTCATGGGTCTAAGAAATAG